One stretch of Nocardioides perillae DNA includes these proteins:
- a CDS encoding ExeM/NucH family extracellular endonuclease has product MPSSRPHRRALAALSGLGLAAAALAPLAAAPAAAAAPADHLVISEVYGGGGNSGATFTHDFVELFNPTDEAVDLSTWSVQYRSASGTSAQVTRLGGNVAPGETYLVQMARGAGGTTPLPEPDATGSTAMSGTAGQVILASSTAAQSPTSADPDAGAVVDFLGWGGAAVFEGSAPAPSTTNSTSVARTDSRVDTDDNRADFTTGAPTPGTPALPSGEPEPEPEPERVAIADVQGDGAASPLVGREVTTTGVVTALYATGGYDGFYLQTAGTGSGADATPGRSDAVFVYAPRLDLGALSVGQHLEVTGEVSEFFGLTELSPGAQDDLVALTTPASVTPLATTLPRTAAEREAHEGELVAPQGPFTVTNSFQTNRYAEVGLAAGTEPLVQPTDVVDAQDTAGVAAVEADNAARAVTLDDGASTDFQRTTDVPLPYLTAPDGAPRPVRVGAPVTFLEPVVLDFRNSTWKLQPTTPYTADERGPVAIADTREDAPEDVGGDLRLATFNVLNYFNTTGADFEAAGGTCTYYRDRAGDEVTNNRCEPNGPRGAAEADDLERQQAKIVAAINALDAGIVSLEEIENSVALGEADRDDALKALVRALNADAGAGTWDFVRSPDAADLPPVAEQDVIRTAFIYQPALVRPLGASQVLDDPAFDNAREPLAQLFRPVKARGKAKFAVVVNHFKSKGSGTDDGTGQGNANPDRIAQAEALAAFADRFADEKGTDRVFLVGDFNAYTQEDPMQVLYAAGYTNLESDFGDADGRPGEATYSFSGLSGSLDHVLASPGALEMVTGVDVWGINAGESLAFEYSRANYNVTQFYAPDPFRSSDHDPELVGLDTTR; this is encoded by the coding sequence ATGCCCTCGTCACGACCCCACCGCCGCGCGCTCGCCGCGCTGAGCGGGCTCGGCCTCGCCGCCGCGGCCCTCGCCCCGCTCGCGGCCGCCCCGGCCGCGGCCGCCGCACCCGCCGACCACCTCGTCATCTCGGAGGTCTACGGCGGGGGTGGCAACAGCGGCGCCACCTTCACCCACGACTTCGTCGAGCTCTTCAACCCCACCGACGAGGCAGTCGACCTCTCCACCTGGTCGGTGCAGTACCGCTCCGCGTCCGGGACCAGCGCCCAGGTGACCCGGCTCGGCGGCAACGTCGCCCCGGGTGAGACCTACCTGGTGCAGATGGCGCGCGGCGCCGGCGGCACGACCCCGCTGCCCGAGCCCGACGCCACCGGCAGCACCGCGATGAGCGGGACCGCCGGCCAGGTGATCCTCGCGAGCTCCACCGCGGCCCAGAGCCCGACCAGCGCGGATCCGGACGCGGGCGCCGTCGTCGACTTCCTCGGCTGGGGCGGCGCGGCCGTTTTCGAGGGTTCGGCTCCGGCGCCCAGCACCACTAACTCGACCTCGGTGGCCCGCACCGACAGCCGTGTCGACACCGACGACAACCGTGCGGACTTCACGACGGGGGCCCCCACCCCGGGCACGCCCGCGCTGCCCTCGGGCGAGCCGGAGCCCGAGCCCGAGCCGGAGCGCGTCGCCATCGCCGACGTGCAGGGCGACGGCGCCGCCTCGCCGCTGGTGGGCCGCGAGGTCACCACGACGGGTGTCGTGACGGCCCTCTACGCCACCGGCGGCTACGACGGCTTCTACCTGCAGACCGCCGGCACGGGCTCCGGCGCCGACGCGACCCCAGGTCGCTCCGACGCGGTCTTCGTCTACGCCCCCCGGCTCGACCTCGGCGCGCTGTCCGTAGGCCAGCACCTGGAGGTCACCGGCGAGGTCAGCGAGTTCTTCGGCCTCACCGAGCTCTCGCCGGGCGCGCAGGACGACCTCGTGGCCCTCACCACCCCGGCGAGCGTGACGCCCCTGGCGACGACCCTGCCGCGCACCGCCGCGGAGCGCGAGGCCCACGAGGGCGAGCTGGTCGCACCGCAGGGCCCGTTCACGGTCACCAACAGTTTCCAGACCAACCGCTACGCCGAGGTGGGCCTCGCGGCGGGCACCGAGCCGCTGGTGCAGCCCACCGACGTCGTCGACGCGCAGGACACCGCCGGGGTGGCGGCCGTCGAGGCCGACAACGCCGCGCGGGCCGTCACGCTCGACGACGGTGCCAGCACCGACTTCCAGCGCACCACCGACGTGCCGCTGCCCTACCTCACCGCACCCGACGGTGCGCCGCGGCCCGTGCGCGTCGGCGCCCCGGTGACCTTCCTCGAGCCAGTGGTCCTCGACTTCCGCAACAGCACCTGGAAGCTGCAGCCCACCACGCCGTACACCGCCGACGAGCGGGGCCCGGTGGCCATCGCCGACACCCGCGAGGACGCGCCCGAGGACGTCGGCGGCGACCTGCGCCTGGCGACCTTCAACGTGCTGAACTACTTCAACACGACCGGCGCCGACTTCGAGGCCGCCGGTGGGACCTGCACCTACTACCGCGACCGCGCCGGTGACGAGGTCACCAACAACCGCTGCGAGCCCAACGGGCCGCGCGGTGCGGCCGAGGCCGACGACCTCGAGCGTCAGCAGGCCAAGATCGTCGCGGCGATCAACGCCCTCGACGCGGGCATCGTGTCGCTGGAGGAGATCGAGAACTCGGTCGCGCTCGGCGAGGCCGACCGCGACGACGCGCTGAAGGCCCTGGTCCGCGCGCTGAACGCCGACGCGGGCGCCGGCACGTGGGACTTCGTCCGCTCGCCCGACGCCGCCGACCTGCCGCCGGTCGCGGAGCAGGACGTCATCCGGACGGCGTTCATCTACCAGCCGGCGCTCGTGCGGCCGCTCGGCGCCTCGCAGGTGCTCGACGACCCGGCCTTCGACAACGCCCGGGAGCCGCTCGCGCAGCTCTTCCGGCCCGTCAAGGCGCGCGGCAAGGCGAAGTTCGCGGTCGTCGTGAACCACTTCAAGTCGAAGGGCTCGGGCACCGACGACGGCACGGGCCAGGGCAACGCCAACCCCGACCGGATCGCGCAGGCCGAGGCGCTGGCCGCCTTCGCCGACCGGTTCGCCGACGAGAAGGGCACCGACCGTGTCTTCCTGGTCGGCGACTTCAACGCCTACACCCAGGAGGACCCGATGCAGGTCCTCTACGCCGCCGGCTACACGAACCTCGAGTCCGACTTCGGCGACGCCGACGGCCGACCGGGTGAGGCGACGTACAGCTTCAGCGGCCTGTCCGGCTCCCTCGACCACGTGCTCGCGAGCCCGGGGGCACTGGAGATGGTGACGGGCGTCGACGTGTGGGGCATCAACGCGGGCGAGTCGCTGGCCTTCGAGTACAGCCGCGCGAACTACAACGTCACGCAGTTCTACGCGCCCGACCCGTTCCGCTCCTCCGACCACGACCCGGAGCTGGTGGGGCTCGACACGACCCGCTGA
- a CDS encoding CinA family protein — translation MPEQSDQPDPDGTDAVEVPSADDLGDLAVGLHTLLQLREQTMATAESLTGGMVAETLTDAPGASQTFVGGVVTYATELKVSLLGVTQECVDEHGVVSAQCAEAMAEGARRLTGATYAVSTTGVAGPGPQEDKPVGTVFVGVAGPEGTSSDELALPGERDTVRRAATGAALSALTARLTEGAREESPVR, via the coding sequence ATGCCGGAGCAGAGCGACCAGCCCGACCCCGACGGCACCGACGCCGTCGAGGTCCCCTCCGCCGACGACCTCGGCGACCTGGCGGTCGGGCTGCACACGCTGCTGCAGCTGCGGGAGCAGACCATGGCCACGGCGGAGTCGCTGACGGGCGGGATGGTGGCCGAGACCCTCACCGACGCGCCCGGGGCGTCGCAGACCTTCGTCGGCGGCGTCGTCACCTATGCCACCGAGCTCAAGGTCTCCCTCCTCGGCGTCACCCAGGAGTGCGTCGACGAGCACGGCGTGGTCTCCGCGCAGTGCGCCGAGGCGATGGCCGAGGGGGCGCGCCGGCTCACGGGCGCGACGTACGCCGTGAGCACGACGGGGGTGGCCGGGCCCGGGCCGCAGGAGGACAAGCCGGTCGGCACCGTCTTCGTCGGCGTGGCGGGCCCGGAGGGCACGAGCTCCGACGAGCTGGCGCTGCCGGGGGAGCGCGACACCGTGCGCCGGGCGGCCACGGGAGCGGCGCTGTCGGCGCTGACTGCAAGACTCACCGAAGGGGCGAGGGAAGAATCCCCCGTCCGGTAG
- a CDS encoding helix-turn-helix domain-containing protein: MVLFRRLLGDVLRGTRMQRGMTLREVSAEARVSLGYISEIERGQKEASSELLASLCSALDVPLSDILREVSDAIALEEAALALDAGLPLETRLDTTALPVRRPAPAAGDVVASAA, encoded by the coding sequence ATGGTGCTGTTCCGACGTCTGCTCGGCGACGTGCTCCGCGGCACGCGGATGCAGCGCGGCATGACGCTGCGCGAGGTCTCCGCCGAGGCCCGGGTGAGCCTGGGCTACATCTCCGAGATCGAGCGCGGGCAGAAGGAGGCGTCTTCCGAGCTGCTCGCCTCGCTGTGCTCGGCGCTCGACGTGCCGCTCTCCGACATCCTGCGCGAGGTCAGCGACGCGATCGCGCTCGAGGAGGCCGCGCTGGCGCTCGACGCCGGGCTGCCGCTCGAGACCCGGCTCGACACCACCGCCCTGCCCGTGCGGCGCCCCGCGCCCGCGGCCGGCGACGTGGTGGCCTCCGCCGCTTGA
- a CDS encoding DUF456 family protein, translated as MTLLDVLTALVLLVGVVGVVVPLLPGTALVGLGVLGWAVLTGGATAWTVAAVAVALLLVGAVVKYVVPGRRLTAAGVPTRTLAWGGAAAVVGFFVVPVVGLVVGFVLGVYAAEHRRVGPRAAWPSTTAALRAVGLALLVELAAALAAVATWAVGVALT; from the coding sequence GTGACCCTCCTCGACGTCCTCACCGCCCTGGTGCTCCTCGTGGGCGTCGTCGGCGTCGTCGTGCCGCTGCTGCCGGGCACCGCGCTGGTCGGCCTCGGCGTGCTGGGGTGGGCGGTGCTGACCGGCGGCGCCACCGCCTGGACGGTCGCCGCCGTCGCCGTCGCGCTCCTGCTCGTCGGTGCCGTCGTGAAGTACGTCGTGCCCGGGCGCCGCCTCACCGCCGCCGGCGTGCCCACCCGCACGCTCGCGTGGGGCGGCGCGGCCGCGGTCGTGGGCTTCTTCGTGGTGCCCGTCGTCGGACTCGTCGTCGGCTTCGTCCTCGGCGTGTACGCCGCGGAGCACCGCCGTGTCGGGCCCCGCGCTGCCTGGCCGTCGACCACGGCGGCGCTGCGCGCGGTCGGCCTCGCGCTGCTCGTCGAGCTGGCGGCGGCGCTCGCCGCCGTCGCCACCTGGGCGGTCGGCGTCGCACTGACCTGA
- a CDS encoding DUF7455 domain-containing protein: MTTAVAPAAAELSAADRCDRCGAQAYLRVELQSGGELLFCAHHAREHGDKLKEIAVNVVDETHKLQPTPSAPHDER, from the coding sequence GTGACCACTGCCGTTGCCCCTGCAGCAGCCGAGCTCTCGGCTGCCGACCGCTGCGACCGCTGCGGCGCTCAGGCCTACCTGCGCGTGGAGCTCCAGTCCGGCGGCGAGCTGCTGTTCTGCGCCCACCACGCGCGTGAGCACGGTGACAAGCTCAAGGAGATCGCCGTCAACGTCGTCGACGAGACCCACAAGCTCCAGCCCACCCCGTCGGCGCCCCACGACGAGCGCTGA
- a CDS encoding DNA topoisomerase IV subunit B, with the protein MPRQSTHGPGGSTTIDNTYNAAHLLVLEGLEAVRKRPGMYIGSTDTRGLMHCVWEIIDNGVDEALAGAATRVEVVLHADGSVEVHDDGRGIPTDVEPRTGLPGVEVVATKLHAGGKFGGGSYVATGGLHGVGLSVVNALSARMDIDVERSPAVQGMSFRRGVPGVFAAEGPTADFEARSGLTRKGSRVAKGRSGTRVRFWPDRQIFTADASFVLDELVTRARQTSFIVPGLEIAIRDLRGAEPVEESFRHDGGIAEFADFLSTGEPVTEVLRLQGSDTFTETVPLLDAQGHMTPQEVERELTVDVALRWSSGYDTELRSFVNVIATPKGGTHVSGFEQAVTRTFNDVMRQTKALKVNDDDVVKDDVLEGMTAVVTVRLAEPQFEGQTKEILGTPAARSVVRKVVASELKAWLTSSQRTQKAQAKLVVEKVVGAARTRIAARQHKETQRRKNALESSALPAKLADCRSTDNDRSELFIVEGDSALGTAKLARDSEFQALLPIRGKILNVQKASVGDMLKNAECASLIQVVGAGSGRTFDLEARRYGRIIFMADADSDGAHIRCLLATLFFKYMPDLVREGRVYTAVPPLHRIELSNPKKGMDKYVYTYSDDELQRKLAELTKKGVRWKDPVQRYKGLGEMDADQLAETTMDPRHRTLRRLTADDAEAASRIFELLMGSDVAPRKEFIVQGAYEVDVEALDA; encoded by the coding sequence GTGCCCCGGCAGAGCACGCACGGACCGGGCGGGAGCACCACCATCGACAACACCTACAACGCAGCGCACCTGCTCGTCCTCGAGGGGCTCGAGGCGGTGCGCAAGCGGCCGGGCATGTACATCGGCTCCACCGACACCCGGGGCCTCATGCACTGCGTGTGGGAGATCATCGACAACGGCGTCGACGAGGCCCTGGCCGGCGCGGCCACCCGCGTCGAGGTCGTGCTGCACGCCGACGGCTCCGTGGAGGTCCACGACGACGGTCGCGGCATCCCCACCGACGTCGAGCCGCGCACCGGGCTGCCCGGCGTGGAGGTGGTCGCGACCAAGCTGCACGCCGGCGGCAAGTTCGGCGGCGGGTCGTACGTCGCGACCGGCGGTCTGCACGGCGTCGGCCTGTCGGTCGTCAACGCGCTGTCGGCCCGGATGGACATCGACGTCGAGCGCTCGCCCGCGGTGCAGGGCATGTCGTTCCGCCGGGGTGTGCCGGGCGTCTTCGCCGCCGAGGGCCCGACGGCCGACTTCGAGGCCCGCTCGGGCCTGACCCGCAAGGGCTCCCGCGTGGCGAAGGGGCGCTCGGGCACCCGCGTGCGCTTCTGGCCCGACCGCCAGATCTTCACCGCCGACGCGAGCTTCGTGCTCGACGAGCTGGTGACCCGTGCGCGGCAGACGTCCTTCATCGTGCCGGGCCTCGAGATCGCCATCCGCGACCTGCGCGGGGCGGAGCCGGTCGAGGAGTCCTTCCGACACGACGGCGGGATCGCCGAGTTCGCCGACTTCCTGTCCACCGGGGAGCCGGTCACCGAGGTGCTGCGCCTGCAGGGCTCCGACACCTTCACCGAGACCGTGCCGCTGCTCGACGCCCAGGGGCACATGACCCCGCAGGAGGTCGAGCGCGAGCTGACCGTCGACGTCGCGCTGCGGTGGTCGTCGGGCTACGACACCGAGCTGCGGTCCTTCGTCAACGTGATCGCGACGCCGAAGGGCGGCACGCACGTCTCGGGCTTCGAGCAGGCCGTCACCCGCACCTTCAACGACGTGATGCGCCAGACCAAGGCGCTCAAGGTCAACGACGACGACGTCGTGAAGGACGACGTGCTCGAGGGCATGACCGCGGTCGTCACCGTGCGCCTGGCCGAGCCGCAGTTCGAGGGCCAGACCAAGGAGATCCTCGGCACCCCGGCGGCCCGCAGCGTGGTGCGCAAGGTCGTCGCGAGCGAGCTGAAGGCGTGGCTGACGTCGTCGCAGCGCACCCAGAAGGCCCAGGCCAAGCTGGTCGTCGAGAAGGTCGTCGGCGCCGCCCGCACCCGCATCGCGGCGCGCCAGCACAAGGAGACGCAGCGCCGCAAGAACGCCCTGGAGTCCTCGGCGCTGCCGGCGAAGCTGGCCGACTGCCGCTCGACCGACAACGACCGCAGCGAGCTGTTCATCGTCGAGGGCGACTCCGCGCTCGGCACCGCCAAGCTGGCGCGCGACTCGGAGTTCCAGGCGCTGCTGCCGATCCGCGGCAAGATCCTCAACGTGCAGAAGGCGTCGGTCGGCGACATGCTGAAGAACGCCGAGTGCGCCTCGCTCATCCAGGTCGTCGGCGCCGGCTCGGGGCGCACCTTCGACCTCGAGGCCCGCCGCTACGGCCGCATCATCTTCATGGCCGACGCCGACTCCGACGGCGCCCACATCCGCTGCCTGCTCGCGACGCTGTTCTTCAAGTACATGCCCGACCTGGTGCGCGAGGGCCGGGTCTACACCGCCGTGCCGCCGCTGCACCGCATCGAGCTGTCCAACCCCAAGAAGGGGATGGACAAGTACGTCTACACCTACTCCGACGACGAGCTGCAGCGGAAGCTGGCCGAGCTGACGAAGAAGGGCGTGCGCTGGAAGGACCCCGTCCAGCGCTACAAGGGCCTCGGCGAGATGGACGCCGACCAGCTGGCCGAGACCACGATGGACCCCCGCCACCGCACGCTGCGCCGGCTCACCGCCGACGACGCCGAGGCGGCGTCGCGGATCTTCGAGCTGCTCATGGGCTCCGACGTCGCCCCGCGCAAGGAGTTCATCGTGCAGGGTGCCTACGAGGTCGACGTCGAGGCGCTCGACGCCTGA
- a CDS encoding carbonic anhydrase codes for MSDFDDLLEANARFAEDHDGSDLRGAARAGVALVTCMDSRIDPLRMLGLELGDVKVVRNPGGRVTPEAMEALVLAAHLLEATRIMVVPHTKCAVATNPEAAIREKLAASAGTDVSWQRLPVTADQRASLEADVAAVRSHPLIPDSVTVGGFLYDVDSGRLEQLV; via the coding sequence GTGAGCGACTTCGACGACCTGCTGGAGGCGAACGCGCGGTTCGCCGAGGACCACGACGGCAGCGACCTGCGGGGCGCTGCGCGAGCCGGGGTGGCCCTGGTGACCTGCATGGACTCGCGCATCGACCCGCTGCGGATGCTCGGCCTGGAGCTGGGCGACGTGAAGGTCGTGCGCAACCCCGGTGGCCGGGTGACCCCGGAGGCGATGGAGGCGCTGGTGCTCGCCGCGCACCTGCTCGAGGCGACCCGCATCATGGTCGTCCCGCACACGAAGTGCGCCGTGGCCACCAACCCCGAGGCGGCGATCCGCGAGAAGCTCGCCGCGTCCGCCGGCACCGACGTGTCGTGGCAGCGGCTGCCGGTCACGGCCGACCAGCGCGCCTCGCTCGAGGCCGACGTCGCCGCCGTGCGGTCCCACCCGCTGATCCCCGACAGCGTGACCGTCGGCGGCTTCCTCTACGACGTCGACTCCGGGCGCCTGGAGCAGCTCGTCTGA
- a CDS encoding MFS transporter yields MTDGAGRAGRGSPHGGAVPRTARVLLALAALAVAFAAADTYVVVLALPDMMTTAGVPLDELQRAAPIISGFLLGYVAVLPMIGRIADLEGRVPVLVASLVVFAVGSLVTVLSYDLTSMVAGRFLQGVGGGGLVPATLALVADLYPAQRRAVPLGVVSAVQELGSVVGPLLGAVVLAVAPWQAIFALNLAVGAVLAVAIARLAPDRGRGGRAGGRRAWPDPVGLVLVGVLVVAAGLTATMPPPLLRDLTWGTLFIPVAGEGRWLTPVGLVAVGAALALVVRCATARRPLVDLRRWARSARAADLPGSSLVAVALGGVVLAFATADPQVAVFSPQGPWFLAGSALAAVLLVVHLRRAEAPLVPRGALAPRPVWGSLVVSLLVGAALIAALVDVPLFARTTVYPDSQLLAALVLVRFLVALPVGAVLGGVLLRRLPAGVVAALGMAAAAVAFALMSRWGIDALASWTATVPLVLGGLGFGLALAPVNAAALAASRSSEHGVVSAFVVVARMVGMLVGASALTTLGLRAYYAEQRDLPAVREVCGGRSRCEEFTLLLREAGIAQEQVVFAGAAGCAALAAILALVLLRGADTREVSPAAALRAG; encoded by the coding sequence GTGACCGACGGTGCGGGCCGAGCCGGCCGCGGGTCGCCCCACGGCGGCGCGGTCCCCCGCACCGCCCGCGTGCTGCTCGCCCTGGCGGCCCTCGCGGTCGCCTTCGCCGCGGCCGACACCTACGTCGTCGTGCTGGCGCTGCCCGACATGATGACGACGGCCGGCGTGCCGCTCGACGAGCTGCAGCGCGCGGCCCCGATCATCTCGGGCTTCCTGCTCGGCTACGTCGCGGTGCTGCCGATGATCGGGCGCATCGCCGACCTGGAGGGCCGGGTGCCCGTGCTGGTCGCCTCGCTCGTCGTCTTCGCGGTCGGCTCGCTGGTCACCGTGCTGTCCTACGACCTCACCTCGATGGTGGCCGGCCGCTTCCTGCAGGGCGTCGGCGGTGGCGGGCTGGTGCCCGCCACGCTGGCGCTGGTCGCCGACCTCTACCCCGCGCAGCGCCGTGCGGTGCCGCTCGGTGTGGTCTCCGCCGTCCAGGAGCTCGGGTCGGTCGTCGGCCCGCTGCTCGGCGCCGTCGTGCTCGCCGTCGCGCCGTGGCAGGCCATCTTCGCGCTCAACCTGGCGGTCGGCGCCGTGCTCGCGGTGGCGATCGCACGCCTGGCCCCCGACCGTGGACGAGGCGGGCGTGCGGGTGGCCGACGGGCGTGGCCCGACCCCGTCGGCCTGGTGCTGGTGGGGGTCCTGGTGGTCGCGGCCGGCCTCACCGCCACGATGCCGCCGCCGCTGCTGCGCGACCTGACGTGGGGCACCCTCTTCATCCCCGTCGCGGGCGAGGGCCGCTGGCTCACGCCGGTGGGGCTCGTGGCGGTCGGCGCCGCGCTGGCCCTGGTGGTGCGCTGCGCCACCGCGCGGCGCCCGCTCGTCGACCTGCGCCGGTGGGCGCGCTCGGCGCGGGCCGCGGACCTGCCGGGCTCGTCGCTGGTCGCGGTCGCCCTGGGCGGCGTCGTGCTGGCCTTCGCGACGGCCGACCCGCAGGTCGCGGTCTTCTCGCCCCAGGGGCCGTGGTTCCTCGCCGGGTCGGCCCTGGCCGCGGTGCTGCTGGTGGTGCACCTGCGCCGCGCCGAGGCCCCGCTGGTGCCGCGCGGCGCCCTGGCCCCGCGCCCGGTGTGGGGCTCGCTGGTGGTGAGCCTGCTCGTCGGTGCCGCGCTGATCGCGGCGCTCGTCGACGTGCCGCTCTTCGCCCGCACGACCGTCTACCCCGACTCCCAGCTGCTGGCGGCGCTCGTGCTGGTGCGCTTCCTCGTCGCGCTGCCCGTCGGCGCGGTGCTCGGCGGGGTGCTGCTGCGCCGCCTGCCCGCCGGCGTCGTGGCGGCGCTCGGCATGGCCGCCGCTGCGGTGGCCTTCGCCCTGATGAGCCGGTGGGGCATCGACGCGCTCGCGTCGTGGACCGCGACCGTGCCGCTCGTGCTCGGCGGCCTCGGCTTCGGGCTGGCGCTGGCGCCGGTCAACGCCGCTGCCCTGGCCGCGAGCCGCAGCAGCGAGCACGGCGTGGTGAGCGCCTTCGTCGTGGTGGCCCGCATGGTCGGCATGCTCGTGGGCGCCTCGGCCCTGACGACGCTCGGGCTGCGCGCCTACTACGCCGAGCAGCGCGACCTGCCAGCGGTGCGGGAGGTGTGCGGCGGCCGGTCGCGGTGCGAGGAGTTCACGCTGCTGCTGCGCGAGGCAGGCATCGCCCAGGAGCAGGTGGTCTTCGCCGGCGCCGCCGGCTGCGCGGCACTGGCGGCCATCCTCGCGCTGGTGCTGCTGCGCGGCGCGGACACCCGCGAGGTGTCGCCCGCCGCCGCCCTCCGCGCCGGCTGA
- a CDS encoding LppX_LprAFG lipoprotein, with the protein MGAAALGLAALGALAGCSGEEGGGDDRAPEDVLAEARATLDETSGVRLSLATDELPEGVLGVTEASGVATHEPGLAFEGSITVPLAGSEFEVPVVSVDGTVYAQIPLTPGWSEVDPSEYGAPDPATLLDPESGLSALLTETEDVVAGEAVRGGEGNRDVLTEYTGTVPGDAVAGVIPTASGDFDVVYTITDDGELRGAELTGAFYPGGDTLTYELELDDYGLEQEITAP; encoded by the coding sequence GTGGGCGCGGCGGCGCTGGGCCTCGCCGCCCTGGGCGCGCTCGCCGGGTGCAGCGGCGAGGAGGGCGGCGGTGACGACCGCGCCCCGGAGGACGTGCTCGCCGAGGCGCGCGCGACGCTCGACGAGACCAGCGGCGTGCGCCTCTCGCTCGCCACCGACGAGCTGCCCGAGGGCGTGCTCGGCGTCACCGAGGCCAGCGGCGTGGCCACCCACGAGCCGGGGCTCGCCTTCGAGGGCAGCATCACCGTGCCGCTGGCCGGCTCCGAGTTCGAGGTGCCGGTGGTCAGCGTCGACGGCACCGTCTACGCCCAGATCCCGCTGACGCCCGGCTGGTCGGAGGTCGACCCGTCGGAGTACGGCGCACCCGACCCCGCGACCCTCCTCGACCCCGAGTCGGGCCTCTCCGCCCTGCTGACCGAGACCGAGGACGTGGTGGCCGGCGAGGCGGTGCGCGGTGGCGAGGGCAACCGCGACGTCCTCACCGAGTACACCGGCACGGTCCCCGGCGACGCCGTGGCCGGCGTCATCCCGACGGCGTCGGGCGACTTCGACGTCGTCTACACGATCACCGACGACGGCGAGCTGCGCGGCGCGGAGCTGACCGGGGCGTTCTACCCCGGCGGTGACACCCTCACCTACGAGCTCGAGCTCGACGACTACGGCCTCGAGCAGGAGATCACCGCCCCGTGA